A stretch of Pseudomonas taetrolens DNA encodes these proteins:
- the moaD gene encoding molybdopterin converting factor subunit 1 — protein sequence MILINYFARYREQLGIGDEKLALDGSLRTLDDVRQRLRARGGIWQQVLGESSLMCALNQELCTPDAPIEDFDEIAFFPQVTGG from the coding sequence ATGATCCTTATCAACTACTTTGCGCGCTACCGGGAACAACTTGGCATCGGTGATGAAAAGCTCGCGCTGGACGGCTCGTTGCGCACCCTGGATGACGTCAGGCAACGGCTGAGGGCCAGAGGCGGGATTTGGCAGCAAGTGCTCGGTGAATCCAGCCTCATGTGCGCGCTGAATCAGGAGTTGTGTACGCCCGATGCTCCGATAGAAGACTTCGACGAGATCGCCTTCTTCCCTCAAGTGACCGGAGGTTGA
- the mobA gene encoding molybdenum cofactor guanylyltransferase MobA, whose translation MPSTCSPEAASSPCSVLLLAGGRGARMGGRDKGLLVWKDKPLIAHVQAIVRPFTDDLIISCNRNAARYRAYADQLVEDSQKDFPGPLAGVLAGLAVAHHPWLLVLACDAPNIDAALIKAMLEARPASGAALMIQQAGQWQPMFSLIPTALLPQLKQAWDDGERSLLRALLKHELMALTCAGDDLRLSNFNTPEWLAGQSLARTEGLDAALVKGAGTESLK comes from the coding sequence ATGCCATCGACCTGCTCTCCTGAAGCTGCATCCAGCCCCTGCTCGGTACTCCTGCTGGCGGGCGGGCGCGGGGCACGTATGGGCGGGCGGGACAAAGGATTGCTGGTGTGGAAGGACAAGCCGCTGATTGCCCATGTACAGGCCATCGTGCGTCCGTTCACCGACGACTTGATCATTTCCTGCAACCGCAATGCAGCGCGTTATCGCGCATATGCCGATCAATTGGTCGAAGATTCACAGAAGGACTTCCCGGGCCCCCTGGCCGGTGTTCTGGCCGGACTTGCCGTTGCGCACCATCCCTGGCTGCTGGTGCTTGCCTGTGATGCTCCGAATATCGATGCCGCACTGATCAAGGCCATGCTCGAGGCGCGACCTGCGAGCGGCGCCGCGCTGATGATCCAGCAGGCCGGGCAATGGCAGCCCATGTTCAGCCTGATCCCCACGGCGTTGTTGCCGCAGTTGAAACAGGCCTGGGATGACGGTGAACGCAGCCTGCTGCGCGCGCTGCTCAAGCATGAGCTGATGGCATTGACCTGCGCTGGCGATGACCTGCGCCTGAGCAATTTCAATACGCCTGAATGGCTGGCCGGGCAATCATTGGCGCGCACCGAAGGCCTCGATGCCGCGTTGGTTAAAGGGGCCGGAACAGAATCGCTAAAATAA
- a CDS encoding Dyp-type peroxidase, protein MTHETFEPQSVCSPVTSSAIFIVATLNPGIEAVETVRAWCGDIAALTRSVGKRVPAGNLSCVCGFGSSAWDTLFGAPRPASLHPFREFGVDGRRAVATPGDILLHIRADQMDLCFELATQLLSALGDAVTVVDEVQGFRYFDMRSIIGFVDGTENPAGRKLEHFTLIGDEDSAFSQGSYVLVQKYLHKMTEWNALPVEAQERVIGRTKLADIELGEAVKPSCSHSSLTTITKDGEEVKILRDNMPFGRPGAGEFGTYFIGYARSPEPIEQMLENMFVGKPAGNYDRLLDFSTAVTGGLFFVPSADLLEALADR, encoded by the coding sequence ATGACCCACGAAACCTTCGAGCCTCAATCCGTTTGCAGCCCTGTAACCAGTAGCGCGATTTTCATCGTGGCAACGCTCAACCCGGGCATCGAAGCAGTCGAGACGGTTCGTGCCTGGTGTGGCGATATCGCAGCGCTTACACGCTCTGTTGGCAAGCGTGTGCCAGCGGGTAATCTGTCATGTGTGTGCGGCTTTGGTTCCAGCGCCTGGGACACGTTGTTTGGCGCACCACGCCCGGCTTCGCTGCATCCGTTTCGAGAGTTTGGTGTGGATGGACGTCGAGCGGTAGCCACGCCAGGCGATATCCTGCTGCACATTCGAGCCGATCAGATGGATCTGTGCTTTGAACTGGCAACACAGCTGCTTTCAGCCTTGGGCGACGCTGTCACGGTGGTCGATGAAGTCCAGGGTTTCCGCTATTTCGACATGCGCAGCATCATCGGTTTTGTCGATGGCACAGAAAACCCGGCCGGTCGCAAGCTGGAGCATTTCACCCTCATCGGTGATGAAGACTCCGCATTCAGCCAAGGCAGCTATGTGCTGGTACAGAAGTACCTACACAAAATGACCGAGTGGAACGCGTTGCCTGTTGAAGCCCAGGAACGGGTCATTGGCCGTACCAAACTGGCTGATATCGAACTGGGTGAAGCGGTCAAACCCAGTTGTTCGCACAGCAGCCTGACCACCATCACCAAGGACGGCGAAGAGGTGAAGATCCTGCGCGACAACATGCCGTTTGGGCGACCAGGAGCAGGCGAGTTTGGCACCTACTTTATCGGCTATGCCCGCTCGCCCGAGCCGATTGAACAGATGCTGGAAAACATGTTCGTGGGCAAGCCGGCAGGTAACTATGACCGCTTGCTGGATTTCAGCACGGCGGTGACCGGCGGATTGTTTTTCGTGCCTTCTGCGGACCTTCTCGAAGCGCTGGCTGACCGGTAG
- the moaE gene encoding molybdopterin synthase catalytic subunit MoaE produces MTVQVQTELFDLGELTRSLHAEDPGVGAVATFVGYVRDLNQGDQVSELFLEHYPGMTERSLQQIIDQAHQRWPLQRVTIVHRVGALKVGEPIVFVGVASEHRQEAFDACNFLMDYLKTRAPFWKREHTPSGERWVEGRESDQLAVNRWTA; encoded by the coding sequence ATGACTGTTCAGGTTCAGACCGAGCTGTTTGATCTGGGTGAGCTGACCCGCAGCCTGCACGCCGAAGACCCGGGCGTCGGCGCCGTCGCCACCTTTGTCGGCTATGTGCGCGATCTCAATCAGGGGGATCAGGTCAGCGAATTGTTCCTTGAACATTACCCGGGAATGACCGAACGCTCACTGCAGCAGATCATCGATCAAGCCCATCAACGCTGGCCGTTGCAACGGGTGACCATCGTCCACCGCGTGGGGGCATTGAAGGTCGGTGAGCCCATCGTGTTTGTCGGCGTTGCCAGCGAACATCGTCAGGAAGCCTTCGATGCCTGCAACTTTTTGATGGACTACCTGAAGACTCGCGCACCGTTCTGGAAGCGTGAACACACGCCGTCCGGAGAGCGCTGGGTAGAGGGAAGAGAAAGTGACCAACTGGCGGTCAACCGCTGGACAGCATGA
- the moaC gene encoding cyclic pyranopterin monophosphate synthase MoaC has product MNDLQHTLTHLDAAGRANMVDVTDKAATTREAQAQAWVRMQPSTLKLIQDNGHPKGDVFAVARIAGIMAAKKTHELIPLCHPLMLSSIHLELSVVEPDSVRIVSTCRLNGQTGVELEALTAASVAALTIYDMCKAVDRGMVIDRIQVLKKQGGKSGTFVAGDAQ; this is encoded by the coding sequence ATGAACGACCTCCAACACACACTGACGCATCTGGATGCCGCAGGCCGGGCCAACATGGTCGATGTTACGGACAAAGCCGCCACCACCCGTGAGGCACAGGCACAGGCCTGGGTACGCATGCAGCCGTCCACGTTGAAGCTGATTCAGGACAATGGGCACCCCAAGGGCGACGTATTTGCGGTCGCCCGTATCGCCGGGATCATGGCTGCAAAGAAAACCCATGAACTGATCCCGCTCTGCCACCCGCTGATGCTCAGCTCGATCCACCTCGAACTGAGCGTTGTCGAGCCCGACAGCGTGCGGATCGTCAGCACCTGCCGGCTCAACGGCCAGACCGGTGTCGAACTGGAAGCCCTGACCGCCGCGAGCGTGGCCGCCTTGACGATCTATGACATGTGCAAGGCCGTGGATCGGGGGATGGTCATCGACCGGATCCAGGTGCTGAAAAAACAGGGTGGGAAATCGGGGACTTTCGTAGCCGGTGACGCCCAATGA
- a CDS encoding aldo/keto reductase, translated as MSDIPYRNLGRNGVKISPITLGTMMFGGQTPDDVARRITDRAFEQGINAIDTANNYNGGASEEVVGRLIAERRQRWVLATKFGNPDPSGGGPNNTGASRQNVIQSVNASLKRLNTDYIDLFYLHREDHVTPVDETLRALDDLIRAGKIRGYGLSNHRGWKLAEFSRSADLLGIQRPSVSQPLYNLANRQIEVEHLPAAEHYGIGVISYSPLARGVLTGKYDPNQPPGQDTRAGRNDPRLQETEWRPESLNLARRIREHAEQRGITAGQFALAWVLNNRLITSAIAGPRTEAQWEDYVPALNYAFTAQDEAFINDLVVTGHSTTPGYNDPSHPFFGRQSRV; from the coding sequence ATGAGCGACATTCCGTATCGCAATCTGGGCCGCAACGGTGTGAAGATTTCGCCGATCACCCTGGGCACCATGATGTTCGGCGGGCAGACCCCGGACGACGTCGCCCGGCGCATCACGGACCGTGCCTTCGAGCAGGGCATCAACGCCATCGACACCGCGAACAACTACAACGGTGGCGCCTCGGAAGAGGTGGTCGGCCGCCTGATTGCCGAGCGTCGCCAGCGCTGGGTCCTGGCCACCAAGTTCGGCAACCCCGACCCGAGTGGCGGTGGACCGAACAACACCGGCGCCTCACGCCAGAACGTCATTCAGTCAGTCAACGCCAGCCTCAAACGTCTGAACACGGATTACATCGACCTGTTCTACCTGCACCGTGAAGATCACGTCACGCCGGTAGACGAGACACTGCGGGCCCTTGATGACTTGATTCGAGCCGGCAAGATCCGTGGCTACGGGCTGTCCAACCACCGTGGCTGGAAGCTCGCCGAGTTCAGCCGTTCTGCAGACCTGCTGGGCATCCAGCGCCCCAGCGTCAGCCAGCCGCTGTACAACCTGGCTAACCGCCAGATCGAAGTCGAGCACCTTCCGGCTGCCGAGCACTACGGCATCGGCGTCATCTCCTACAGCCCGTTGGCACGGGGCGTACTCACCGGTAAATACGACCCGAACCAGCCACCGGGCCAGGACACCCGTGCCGGTCGTAATGACCCGCGATTACAAGAAACAGAATGGCGCCCGGAGTCCCTCAACCTGGCGCGGCGCATACGCGAGCATGCCGAGCAGCGAGGCATCACCGCCGGCCAATTCGCCCTGGCCTGGGTACTCAACAACCGGCTGATCACCTCGGCCATCGCCGGCCCGCGTACCGAGGCGCAATGGGAAGACTACGTACCCGCCTTGAACTATGCATTCACTGCCCAGGATGAAGCATTCATCAATGACCTGGTCGTGACCGGACACTCCACGACACCCGGCTATAACGACCCGAGCCACCCTTTCTTCGGTCGACAATCGCGGGTGTGA
- a CDS encoding LysR family transcriptional regulator — MDIKQLKFLIALEQTRHFGQAAARCHITQPTLSMRLRNLEDELGLELVTRGQRFEGFTEAGERVLAWARTLLAAHDGLFAEAAACRGQLVGNLRLGLVPLSGFNPISYIQGLSHTFPELKFSLTSMSSDKIIEALGTNQLDLGVCYLDHVNPNYLEFFELGETRVGLLYDTRHFHFEGTEMSWEDAAELPLGMISNGMHYRKSIDLSFRSRGLDPQPILESDSTYQLFQAIHEGFCCSIMPLDSGLESPIENLAFINLPDASVLAPLGMVMRKTEPRSAIAEKCFAEAKKLFTPQSMS, encoded by the coding sequence GTGGATATCAAGCAGCTTAAATTCCTCATCGCGCTGGAGCAGACCCGACACTTCGGCCAAGCGGCTGCGCGCTGCCACATCACCCAGCCGACCTTGTCGATGCGTTTGCGTAATCTGGAGGATGAGCTGGGCCTGGAACTGGTGACCCGGGGCCAACGCTTCGAAGGGTTCACAGAGGCCGGTGAACGCGTGCTCGCCTGGGCCAGGACCTTGCTCGCCGCCCATGACGGGTTGTTCGCCGAAGCTGCCGCCTGTCGCGGCCAACTGGTCGGTAATTTGCGCCTGGGCCTGGTGCCGCTCAGCGGCTTCAATCCGATCAGCTACATTCAGGGCCTGTCCCATACCTTTCCGGAACTCAAGTTCAGCCTGACGTCCATGAGCTCGGACAAGATCATCGAAGCCTTGGGCACCAACCAGCTTGATCTGGGGGTGTGTTATCTGGACCACGTAAACCCTAATTACCTGGAGTTTTTCGAACTGGGCGAGACCCGTGTCGGCCTGCTGTACGACACGCGGCACTTCCATTTCGAAGGCACTGAAATGAGCTGGGAAGACGCCGCCGAACTGCCTTTGGGCATGATCAGCAATGGCATGCACTATCGCAAATCCATTGACCTGAGCTTCCGCAGTCGCGGTCTCGACCCCCAACCCATCCTCGAAAGCGATTCGACGTACCAGTTGTTCCAGGCGATCCATGAAGGCTTTTGCTGCTCGATCATGCCGCTGGACAGCGGCCTGGAGAGCCCGATCGAGAATCTGGCGTTTATCAATCTGCCGGACGCCAGCGTGCTCGCGCCTCTGGGGATGGTGATGCGCAAAACCGAGCCCCGTTCAGCCATCGCCGAAAAGTGTTTTGCAGAAGCCAAAAAGTTATTCACCCCCCAGAGCATGAGCTAA
- the moaA gene encoding GTP 3',8-cyclase MoaA produces MTDQILMDSFSRRVDYLRLSVTDRCDFRCVYCMAEDMEFLPRQQILTLEEIYQLAESFVTLGTRKIRLTGGEPLVRPGVVELCKRIAMLPGLRELCMTTNGSQLGKLAAPLFDAGLKRLNISLDSLDPVRFRELTRTGDLAKVIAGIDAANAAGFQRTKLNCVVMKDRNDHEINDLVAFAIDRGLDISFIEEMPLGVISEHSRAGAFYSSAQVRERIAERYTLIDSAESTQGPSRYWRLAEAPHIRLGFISPHSHNFCGTCNRVRLTVEGRLLLCLGNEHSVDLKAVLRRYPGDAKRLESAIIESMKLKPYRHNFELNDDVQVVRFMNMTGG; encoded by the coding sequence TGTGTATTGCATGGCAGAAGACATGGAGTTCCTGCCGCGACAGCAGATCCTGACGCTGGAAGAGATTTACCAACTGGCTGAAAGCTTTGTGACGCTGGGCACTCGGAAAATCCGCCTGACTGGCGGTGAGCCGCTGGTTCGTCCTGGCGTGGTTGAGCTGTGCAAGCGCATCGCGATGCTGCCAGGGCTGCGTGAGTTGTGCATGACCACCAATGGTTCACAGCTGGGCAAGCTGGCCGCACCGTTATTCGATGCCGGGCTCAAGCGCCTGAATATCAGCCTCGACAGCCTTGATCCCGTTCGCTTTCGCGAACTGACGCGCACCGGTGACCTGGCCAAGGTCATCGCCGGTATCGATGCCGCGAATGCCGCGGGCTTCCAGCGCACCAAGCTCAACTGCGTGGTGATGAAAGACCGCAACGATCACGAGATCAACGACCTTGTGGCGTTCGCCATCGACCGGGGGCTGGACATTTCCTTCATCGAAGAAATGCCATTGGGTGTCATCAGCGAACACAGTCGCGCCGGGGCGTTCTACTCCAGCGCGCAAGTGCGCGAGCGTATCGCCGAACGCTACACGTTGATCGACTCTGCGGAGTCGACCCAGGGGCCTTCGCGTTACTGGCGCCTGGCCGAGGCGCCGCATATTCGCCTGGGCTTTATCTCCCCCCACAGCCACAACTTCTGCGGCACCTGCAACCGGGTGCGCCTGACCGTTGAAGGCCGGTTGTTACTGTGCCTGGGCAACGAGCATTCAGTCGACCTCAAGGCCGTTCTGCGCCGTTATCCGGGTGATGCGAAACGGCTGGAAAGCGCCATCATCGAGTCGATGAAGCTCAAGCCGTATCGGCACAACTTCGAGCTCAACGATGACGTGCAAGTGGTCCGTTTCATGAACATGACGGGCGGCTGA
- a CDS encoding FdhF/YdeP family oxidoreductase has protein sequence MAIKRKVPGVRNYDGPAGGWGALKATATAVREQMDTLKAPLTLMRTNQPDGFDCPGCAWPDKEHKSTFQFCENGAKAVTWEATNKRVTPEFFANHPVSTLLHRSDYELEDLGRLTHPLVYDRGTDTYKPVEWETAFARIGEILRGLKPDQVEFYTSGRASNEAAYLYQLFAREYGTNNFPDCSNMCHEPTSVGLPRSIGMGKGSVSLEDFDDCELLLSIGHNPGTNHPRMMGTLHELSRRKVPIMVFNPLRERALERFADPQDMIEMATYGSTRIASTYLQVKAGGDAAAIKGVMKALLELEASVGKVIDYEFIEQHTNGFEALKADLLATEWPAIEFASGLLKADMEKVAAAYAKSNATIVTYGMGVTQHNEGTANVRLICDLLLLRGNIGKPGAGICPLRGHSNVQGNRTVGITEKPSSSFLEKIEAVLGFKPPAEHGHDAVQAMQAMIAGDSKALFCLGGNFAVALPDPAQCFPAMNQLDLSVHIGTKLNRTHLLVSKETYLFPCLGRTELDIQNGMRQSITVEDSMSMVHASAGKLMPASEFLRSEPAIVAGMANATLPDSKVPWLELAADYDKIRDLIEKTVPGFEAFNERIRVPGGFRMPLPATERIWMTPSGKAEFFVFPGLHEDKEVDGEDVLRLITLRSHDQYNTTIYALDDRYRGVFGRRDVLFMNPADLESRGLAHGDLVDIETVTQGRKMRYEKITAIEYKISAGSVGAYYPEANQLVPLDYIDVDSGTPSYKSVPVKVMRSEVN, from the coding sequence ATGGCGATTAAACGCAAGGTTCCCGGTGTTCGTAACTACGACGGCCCGGCAGGAGGGTGGGGCGCCCTCAAAGCCACCGCAACGGCAGTACGCGAGCAGATGGATACGCTCAAGGCCCCCCTCACGTTGATGAGAACCAACCAGCCGGACGGATTCGATTGCCCAGGGTGTGCGTGGCCAGACAAAGAACACAAGTCAACGTTTCAGTTTTGCGAAAACGGCGCGAAAGCGGTGACGTGGGAGGCGACCAACAAGCGTGTAACGCCTGAGTTTTTCGCCAACCATCCGGTGTCGACCTTGCTCCACCGAAGCGACTACGAACTGGAGGATCTCGGACGCCTCACGCACCCGCTGGTTTATGACCGGGGCACCGACACGTATAAGCCGGTGGAATGGGAAACTGCATTTGCGCGAATCGGTGAAATCCTCCGCGGGCTGAAACCTGATCAAGTTGAGTTTTACACGTCCGGCAGAGCGTCCAACGAAGCGGCTTACCTGTATCAGTTGTTTGCCCGTGAATACGGCACCAACAACTTCCCGGACTGTTCAAATATGTGCCACGAGCCGACGAGTGTCGGTCTTCCTCGCTCCATCGGGATGGGTAAAGGCTCCGTATCACTGGAGGACTTCGATGACTGTGAGCTGCTTCTTTCCATTGGGCATAACCCGGGCACCAATCACCCGCGCATGATGGGTACGCTTCACGAGCTATCCCGGCGAAAAGTGCCAATCATGGTATTCAATCCGCTGCGCGAACGCGCACTGGAGCGATTTGCCGACCCGCAAGACATGATCGAAATGGCAACCTATGGTTCGACGCGTATTGCCTCCACTTATTTGCAAGTCAAGGCAGGTGGGGATGCCGCGGCCATTAAAGGTGTGATGAAAGCACTGCTGGAGCTGGAAGCATCAGTCGGGAAAGTCATCGACTACGAATTCATTGAGCAACACACCAATGGCTTCGAGGCACTCAAAGCGGATTTGCTGGCCACTGAATGGCCGGCTATCGAATTTGCCAGCGGATTGCTCAAGGCGGACATGGAGAAAGTAGCTGCCGCCTATGCCAAGTCCAATGCCACCATCGTGACCTATGGCATGGGTGTCACCCAGCACAACGAAGGCACTGCCAACGTCCGGCTGATCTGTGACCTGCTGCTGTTGCGGGGCAACATTGGCAAGCCGGGCGCGGGTATTTGTCCGCTGCGCGGGCACTCCAATGTTCAGGGCAACAGGACGGTCGGCATCACCGAGAAACCCTCCAGCAGCTTTCTCGAAAAAATCGAGGCGGTATTGGGCTTCAAACCACCCGCAGAACACGGCCACGATGCGGTACAGGCAATGCAGGCGATGATCGCCGGTGACTCTAAAGCCCTGTTCTGTCTCGGCGGCAACTTCGCCGTGGCGCTTCCGGATCCGGCCCAGTGTTTTCCGGCCATGAACCAACTGGATTTGAGTGTTCATATCGGTACGAAGCTCAATCGCACCCATCTTCTGGTCAGCAAGGAAACGTACCTGTTCCCTTGTCTGGGGCGTACCGAGCTGGATATACAAAACGGCATGCGGCAATCGATCACGGTTGAAGATTCGATGTCGATGGTTCATGCCTCGGCAGGCAAGTTGATGCCGGCTTCCGAGTTCTTGCGCTCGGAGCCTGCCATCGTGGCGGGCATGGCTAACGCGACATTGCCTGACAGCAAAGTGCCCTGGCTGGAACTGGCGGCTGATTACGACAAAATCCGCGATCTGATCGAGAAAACCGTCCCGGGCTTCGAGGCGTTCAATGAGCGCATCCGGGTTCCGGGAGGCTTTCGGATGCCGCTTCCCGCGACGGAGCGTATCTGGATGACGCCCTCGGGCAAGGCCGAGTTCTTTGTATTCCCCGGTCTGCATGAAGACAAGGAAGTTGACGGTGAGGACGTCTTGCGGCTGATCACGCTGCGCAGTCATGACCAATACAACACGACGATCTATGCTCTGGATGATCGGTATCGCGGTGTATTTGGTCGGCGAGACGTGTTGTTCATGAACCCGGCTGATCTCGAGTCACGGGGGCTGGCTCACGGGGATTTGGTCGATATCGAAACGGTCACCCAGGGGCGCAAGATGCGCTACGAGAAAATAACGGCCATCGAGTACAAGATATCGGCGGGTTCGGTGGGCGCGTATTACCCGGAGGCTAACCAACTGGTGCCGCTGGACTATATCGACGTCGATAGCGGCACGCCGTCATACAAATCGGTCCCCGTAAAGGTCATGCGCTCGGAAGTTAACTGA
- a CDS encoding molybdopterin molybdotransferase MoeA produces the protein MIPSPLMSVEEASASLLTMAQAQRLQDSESVALSDARQRVLANDLIATLDLPPWPNSAMDGYALNVDDWKGQPLTVSQQIFAGQTPEALLPGTCARIFTGAPVPDGANCVEMQENVERLEDGRVRFKQALSADQNIRPQGQENRAGQVLLAAGKRLGPFELAVAAGQGCTHVSVVRRPRVAVLSTGDELTEPGTPLKPGCIYNSNRILLSHWLSALGCEVIDGGILPDQPQHTRLKLEQLQHAADLILTTGGVSAGDADCLGQVLRDSGKPLFWKLAIKPGKPLTVGYFGNVPVIGLPGNPASALVTFGLLARAYLLRIQGVDDVTPLSFPINVGFDWPKAGSRREYLRARLEEGRAILYPNQSSGVLLGASWADGLLEIPEGCTLQRGDTARFIPFCDLF, from the coding sequence ATGATCCCGTCACCGCTGATGTCAGTGGAGGAGGCCAGCGCTTCACTGTTGACCATGGCGCAGGCGCAACGCCTGCAAGACAGTGAGTCGGTAGCACTGAGCGACGCACGGCAACGGGTGCTGGCCAATGACTTGATCGCAACCCTGGATCTGCCGCCGTGGCCGAACAGTGCCATGGACGGGTACGCCTTGAACGTCGACGACTGGAAGGGCCAGCCGCTGACCGTATCGCAACAGATTTTCGCCGGGCAGACGCCTGAGGCATTGCTGCCGGGCACCTGCGCTCGAATCTTCACCGGCGCACCGGTACCCGATGGGGCCAACTGCGTCGAGATGCAGGAGAACGTCGAGCGGCTGGAGGACGGTCGGGTGCGCTTCAAGCAGGCCCTGAGCGCGGATCAGAATATCCGCCCGCAAGGCCAGGAAAACCGTGCCGGGCAGGTGTTGCTCGCTGCCGGCAAGCGACTCGGGCCTTTCGAACTGGCCGTCGCGGCGGGGCAAGGCTGCACCCATGTATCGGTGGTACGGCGTCCACGGGTGGCAGTGCTGTCCACGGGGGACGAACTGACTGAGCCGGGGACGCCGCTGAAGCCCGGCTGTATCTACAACAGCAATCGCATCCTGCTCAGCCATTGGCTGAGTGCGTTGGGTTGTGAGGTGATCGATGGCGGTATTCTTCCCGACCAGCCGCAGCATACGCGGCTCAAGCTGGAACAGTTGCAACATGCCGCCGACTTGATCCTGACCACCGGTGGCGTGTCAGCCGGAGACGCCGACTGCCTTGGCCAGGTGCTGCGCGATAGCGGCAAGCCGTTATTCTGGAAACTCGCGATCAAACCGGGAAAGCCTTTGACCGTGGGCTACTTCGGCAACGTGCCGGTCATCGGCTTGCCCGGCAATCCGGCCTCGGCGTTGGTGACGTTCGGCCTGCTGGCAAGGGCCTACCTGTTGCGCATCCAGGGTGTCGATGACGTCACGCCCTTGAGCTTCCCGATTAACGTCGGGTTTGACTGGCCGAAAGCAGGCAGCCGTCGCGAATACCTGCGGGCCAGGCTGGAGGAGGGGCGGGCGATTCTGTATCCGAACCAGAGCTCAGGCGTGCTGCTGGGAGCTTCGTGGGCGGACGGGCTGCTTGAAATTCCCGAGGGCTGCACCCTGCAGCGCGGTGACACGGCGCGGTTCATTCCTTTCTGCGACTTGTTCTGA
- the moaB gene encoding molybdenum cofactor biosynthesis protein B, with protein MSVKSDALFVPLNMAVLTVSDTREYANDTSGQLLVTRLLEAGHRLSERNLLKDDLYKIRAQVATWIADEQIQVVLITGGTGFTGRDSTPEAVSCLLDKQIDGFGELFRAISILDIGTSTVQSRALAGLANGTLVCCLPGSTGACRTAWEGILAEQLDARHRPCNFVPHLKSVALCESRG; from the coding sequence ATGAGCGTGAAGTCGGATGCATTGTTTGTACCGCTGAATATGGCCGTGCTAACCGTCAGTGATACCCGTGAATATGCCAACGATACCTCCGGGCAACTGCTGGTCACCCGGCTGCTGGAGGCGGGTCATCGTTTGAGCGAGCGCAACTTGCTAAAGGATGACCTGTATAAAATCCGCGCGCAGGTGGCGACCTGGATCGCCGACGAGCAGATTCAGGTGGTACTGATTACCGGGGGCACAGGTTTCACCGGGCGCGACAGTACGCCTGAAGCGGTCAGTTGCTTGCTGGACAAGCAGATCGACGGTTTTGGTGAGTTGTTCCGTGCAATATCCATCCTCGATATCGGCACCTCCACGGTACAGAGCCGTGCCTTGGCCGGTCTGGCCAACGGAACGCTGGTGTGCTGCCTGCCGGGCTCGACGGGCGCTTGCCGCACGGCGTGGGAGGGTATCCTCGCCGAGCAGCTGGATGCGCGCCACAGGCCATGCAATTTTGTGCCGCACCTCAAGTCGGTGGCCTTGTGCGAGTCTCGGGGATGA
- a CDS encoding bestrophin family protein, whose amino-acid sequence MIVRAKPNLIGVLTSLKGSVARRIALRSLLVTLLASVIVLVETLHPAYFSKVNATPFTLLGLSLSIFMSFRNNACYDRWYEGRKALGAMVMDVRAMIRETQVIKDASQRSHLLRNLCGFAHALNARLRHEDELSVAGPWLDKLPSANTPNIPESILSRVTQQCSTLAESGELNEWRYQLMARHLSNLTTTQTICERIKSTPLPFPYTLLLHRTSYMFCILLPFAMAEPLGWLTPIFTAIVSYTFFGLDAIGDELEDPFGYDENDLPTNAIVRTIEREVLHANGATELPPVLQPIDFVLN is encoded by the coding sequence ATGATCGTCAGAGCCAAACCCAACCTGATCGGTGTATTGACGTCGCTCAAGGGCTCCGTTGCCCGGCGCATCGCGCTGCGTAGCCTGCTGGTGACACTGCTGGCCTCGGTGATTGTGCTGGTGGAAACCCTTCATCCGGCGTACTTCTCCAAGGTCAACGCCACGCCGTTCACGCTGTTGGGCCTGTCGCTCTCTATCTTCATGAGTTTTCGCAATAACGCGTGCTACGACCGCTGGTACGAAGGTCGCAAAGCGCTGGGGGCGATGGTGATGGATGTGCGGGCGATGATTCGGGAAACCCAGGTCATCAAGGACGCCAGCCAGCGCAGCCATCTCCTTCGCAACCTGTGCGGATTTGCCCATGCGCTGAACGCCAGGCTTCGTCATGAAGACGAGTTAAGCGTGGCCGGGCCCTGGCTGGACAAGCTGCCGTCAGCCAACACCCCGAACATTCCGGAAAGCATTTTAAGCCGCGTCACCCAGCAGTGCTCGACACTCGCCGAATCAGGGGAGCTCAATGAATGGCGCTATCAGTTGATGGCCCGCCATTTAAGCAACCTGACCACGACCCAGACGATTTGCGAGCGCATCAAAAGCACCCCGCTGCCCTTCCCCTACACGCTCTTGTTGCACCGCACCAGTTACATGTTCTGCATCCTGCTGCCCTTCGCAATGGCCGAGCCATTGGGCTGGCTGACACCGATTTTCACGGCGATTGTGAGCTACACGTTTTTTGGCCTGGACGCGATTGGCGATGAACTGGAAGACCCGTTCGGCTACGACGAAAACGACCTGCCGACCAATGCCATCGTGCGCACGATCGAACGTGAAGTTCTCCACGCCAATGGCGCGACAGAGCTGCCTCCCGTGCTTCAACCCATCGACTTTGTACTGAACTGA